From Bacillus cereus group sp. RP43, the proteins below share one genomic window:
- a CDS encoding arginine deiminase family protein, with product MLKNKIKPFCNSENGTLKEVLLCAPTKYNVLGSEVPAVGFVHDFIAELALEQHHLLKTKLENFGCKVHDVSNESKDSLWDRLVNRIFVRDVGAVYGDKLLIGVSGNEIRQADFFYTQSALVDWFDADHTYFVPSCVSLEFGDFLIVSPECVLINTGHRSNNKKELALFLFELGVEEVGFVSLPRTMESLHLDVVCNILGENLFLAAPFLKFTTVSVYRNSNESEKLELNTIDEFVGRHGYSIYWLPDKNYLIDYTNFINLDKNTALVNEEVVSFYQRQFTDMNFIGVQVDHLQHGAGSIRCMTMPFVRDSE from the coding sequence ATGCTAAAAAATAAAATTAAGCCATTTTGTAACTCTGAGAATGGGACTTTAAAAGAGGTCTTATTATGTGCACCAACAAAATATAATGTCTTGGGATCCGAAGTGCCAGCTGTTGGATTTGTACATGATTTTATAGCTGAATTAGCACTTGAACAGCATCATCTTTTGAAAACGAAGTTAGAAAATTTTGGCTGTAAAGTACATGATGTAAGTAACGAGTCAAAGGATTCGTTGTGGGACAGGCTCGTGAATCGTATCTTCGTAAGGGATGTAGGAGCTGTATATGGTGACAAACTATTGATAGGAGTCTCAGGCAACGAAATTAGGCAAGCAGACTTCTTTTATACTCAGTCTGCTTTAGTGGATTGGTTTGATGCGGATCATACCTATTTTGTTCCTTCTTGTGTTTCATTAGAGTTTGGTGACTTTTTAATTGTTAGTCCGGAATGCGTTTTGATTAATACAGGACATCGTTCCAATAATAAAAAGGAATTGGCACTTTTTTTATTTGAGCTAGGAGTAGAAGAAGTTGGTTTTGTTTCTCTTCCTAGAACTATGGAATCCCTTCATCTAGATGTGGTATGTAACATTCTAGGCGAAAATTTATTTTTGGCTGCTCCATTCCTGAAATTTACTACTGTTTCGGTTTATAGAAATTCAAATGAGTCTGAAAAGTTGGAATTAAACACGATTGATGAGTTCGTAGGCCGTCACGGTTACTCTATTTATTGGCTTCCTGATAAAAACTACTTAATTGATTATACTAATTTTATTAACCTGGATAAAAATACGGCTTTAGTCAATGAGGAAGTAGTTTCGTTTTATCAAAGGCAGTTCACGGATATGAATTTTATAGGCGTTCAAGTAGATCATCTACAACACGGTGCGGGGAGTATTCGTTGTATGACTATGCCCTTTGTTAGAGATTCTGAATAA
- a CDS encoding alpha/beta fold hydrolase: protein MEKMRLLCLPYAGGSAASIYLPWKRKLKEQVEVIPLELAGRGKRIKEPLLQSVDEMVTDLIEKTSHMLNEGRPYAIFGHSMGGLLAYQFCRKINELNLPQPNSLIVSGFQPPDIKLKGNIHLLPIDEFAKRMAQNGNIPTSIFEDSNLYNLFIPILYCDYKAVFNYEYQPADRTKTDLHIFTGKNDHPVYYLRKEWSRHTTGKFEEHVFEGGHFFIREDELEVLNRIISILSSNKLIEQS from the coding sequence ATGGAAAAAATGAGACTTTTATGCTTACCTTATGCAGGAGGATCTGCAGCCTCCATTTACTTGCCGTGGAAAAGAAAATTGAAGGAACAAGTGGAAGTTATTCCTCTTGAATTAGCTGGCCGGGGAAAAAGAATCAAAGAACCCTTATTGCAGTCAGTTGACGAAATGGTGACAGACCTTATCGAAAAAACATCCCATATGTTAAACGAGGGGCGACCGTATGCTATATTTGGCCACAGTATGGGGGGACTATTAGCATACCAATTCTGTCGAAAAATTAATGAATTGAATTTGCCGCAACCGAACAGCCTAATTGTTTCAGGATTTCAACCTCCTGATATTAAATTGAAAGGCAACATTCACCTTTTACCAATTGATGAATTTGCTAAAAGAATGGCGCAAAACGGAAATATTCCCACCTCAATTTTTGAAGATTCCAACTTGTACAACCTTTTCATTCCGATCTTATATTGTGACTATAAAGCTGTCTTTAACTATGAATACCAGCCTGCAGATAGAACGAAAACTGATTTGCATATATTTACGGGGAAGAATGATCACCCAGTCTACTATCTCAGAAAAGAGTGGTCACGACATACAACTGGAAAATTTGAAGAACACGTTTTTGAAGGCGGTCACTTTTTTATTCGTGAAGATGAATTAGAAGTCCTAAATAGAATTATATCTATCCTTTCATCGAATAAACTCATAGAGCAAAGCTAA
- a CDS encoding 4'-phosphopantetheinyl transferase superfamily protein produces MKIYAVDVSNHLDRKYFQHLFECLGSQKQYRIQSFHHDDDKERTLIGEILIRYMISHYLNIKPDRVILQCNTYGKPYIEEDPAFFNLSHSGKWVVAVIDHKENGIDVQEIGKVDMNVAKNFFLQREYLELMQLEGEARANLFYELWTLKESYIKTIGKGLSIPLNSFTFEKSKENQYQSLTGKKSVFFQTYNIDPQYKMALGSYNTQLAQDVTILTSQHLYRLFVNSLQNELII; encoded by the coding sequence TTGAAAATATATGCAGTGGATGTTAGTAATCATCTAGATAGAAAATATTTTCAACATCTATTTGAATGTTTAGGCTCGCAAAAACAGTATAGGATTCAGTCTTTCCATCATGATGATGATAAAGAAAGAACCCTAATTGGGGAAATCTTGATACGCTATATGATTAGTCATTATTTGAATATAAAGCCTGATAGGGTAATACTCCAATGTAATACATATGGGAAGCCTTACATAGAGGAGGATCCCGCCTTTTTCAACCTTTCACATTCAGGGAAATGGGTAGTAGCTGTAATAGATCACAAGGAAAATGGAATTGATGTACAGGAAATTGGAAAAGTTGACATGAATGTAGCTAAAAACTTCTTTTTACAAAGAGAATATTTAGAACTAATGCAACTAGAAGGTGAGGCTAGAGCTAATTTATTTTATGAACTTTGGACACTAAAGGAAAGTTATATAAAGACCATCGGAAAAGGGCTTTCCATACCCCTTAACTCTTTTACTTTTGAAAAATCGAAAGAAAACCAATATCAATCTTTAACAGGAAAAAAATCGGTTTTTTTCCAAACATATAACATAGACCCTCAATACAAAATGGCACTGGGTTCTTATAACACTCAACTGGCCCAAGATGTAACCATATTAACAAGTCAGCATCTGTATAGACTCTTTGTAAATTCTCTACAAAATGAGCTAATCATTTAA